In a genomic window of Occallatibacter riparius:
- a CDS encoding sensor domain-containing diguanylate cyclase, translated as MADRAELVEAALEVYPEGLALLDEADRVVFWNHAAEIITGHPNAGIIGRELPQGLEPLTACGLFERSELLMAPASSPLLARGTLVHAQHKQGHDIPAITRRLVLRDPLGGRIGTAMVFHPSEHANALPHGDTSEGSEVRASQAELRDHLETEYERFVHEAVPLGLLWITVDQAESMRKTHGARACEAMLENVERTLANHLRAGEEVGRWGDGEFLVLSHEASGEVLANHAQLLAGLARTADFRWWGDRLTLTVSVGASKAEPGEALAEVLNRAREGMETSAHAGGNRVTWAPGRFACSRS; from the coding sequence ATGGCCGACCGAGCAGAACTGGTGGAAGCTGCCCTTGAGGTGTATCCCGAGGGGCTGGCGCTGCTGGACGAGGCGGATCGCGTGGTGTTCTGGAACCACGCAGCAGAGATCATCACCGGACATCCTAACGCGGGGATAATCGGACGCGAGCTTCCGCAGGGGCTCGAACCGCTGACAGCGTGCGGCTTGTTCGAGCGCAGCGAACTACTCATGGCGCCGGCGAGCAGTCCGCTGCTGGCGCGCGGGACACTGGTGCACGCGCAGCACAAGCAGGGGCATGACATCCCGGCGATCACTCGCAGGCTGGTGCTGCGCGATCCGCTGGGCGGGCGGATCGGCACGGCGATGGTGTTTCATCCCTCAGAACATGCCAATGCCCTTCCCCATGGCGATACCAGCGAGGGCTCGGAGGTAAGGGCGAGCCAGGCTGAGCTTCGCGATCACCTTGAAACGGAGTATGAGCGGTTTGTGCATGAGGCGGTTCCGCTGGGCCTGCTGTGGATCACGGTGGATCAGGCGGAGTCCATGCGCAAAACGCATGGGGCGCGGGCGTGCGAGGCGATGCTGGAGAACGTGGAGCGCACGCTGGCCAATCATCTGCGCGCAGGCGAAGAGGTAGGGCGCTGGGGAGACGGCGAGTTCCTGGTGCTTTCACACGAGGCGAGTGGCGAGGTGCTGGCGAATCATGCGCAGCTGCTGGCAGGACTTGCGCGCACGGCGGATTTTCGCTGGTGGGGCGACCGGCTGACGCTCACGGTGAGCGTGGGAGCGTCTAAGGCGGAGCCGGGTGAGGCGCTTGCGGAAGTTTTGAATCGGGCGCGGGAAGGGATGGAGACGAGCGCACATGCGGGTGGCAATCGGGTCACGTGGGCGCCGGGGAGGTTTGCATGTTCGCGATCATAG
- a CDS encoding ATP-binding protein codes for MAQESDKPGMNWPVDGKPVQTEDVQFAAVEAALKALPRFAESDLSVLNGPEPLMRVTAPAESIICKPGESPLWYSVVLEGKLRADRQEQDGSLTAVGFAKAGEGFGETPLLYGKESSTFFIRAVEDSVLVRLSEQQFWDVMSCCPAVRKMIVHDMSERVSAYQVEALHREKLVTLGTLAAGLMHELHNPGSAAKRSAAQLRENLRILQELGVRIGAKPKTAEQLSCIQELLRHTMQSCRLTALSSVDQADAEEELSQWLESAGVENAWTIGPALVEMGFQTSELQCAQVFFERGPFSDVLNWLGAMVSSMKQVCTIEESLGRVSDLVSAVKKFAYDEKSPARDLDVHDSLQSTLTILGHKLRIKQIKVEKRFDASPSVIETRGSALSQVWTNLIDNAADASPANGKIEIATWTEPEWLVISIGDQGAGIPEAVLPHIWEAFFTTKPQGSGTGLGLDIVHRIVTQKFDGQIAVESKPGDTRFIVRLPRRGGNYAQRALKTTAHA; via the coding sequence GTGGCTCAGGAAAGCGACAAACCGGGCATGAACTGGCCGGTGGACGGCAAGCCGGTGCAAACGGAAGACGTGCAATTTGCGGCAGTGGAAGCAGCGCTGAAGGCCCTGCCGCGTTTTGCTGAATCAGACCTTTCAGTGCTGAACGGCCCAGAGCCGCTGATGCGGGTGACTGCCCCGGCGGAAAGCATCATCTGCAAGCCGGGCGAGTCTCCCCTGTGGTACTCGGTGGTGCTGGAAGGCAAGCTGCGCGCCGATCGCCAGGAGCAGGATGGATCGCTGACAGCGGTGGGATTTGCCAAGGCTGGCGAGGGATTTGGCGAGACTCCGCTGCTGTATGGCAAGGAGTCGTCGACGTTCTTTATTCGCGCTGTTGAGGACTCGGTGCTGGTGCGGCTTTCAGAGCAGCAGTTCTGGGACGTGATGTCCTGTTGCCCGGCAGTGCGCAAGATGATTGTGCACGACATGTCCGAGCGTGTTTCCGCTTACCAGGTAGAGGCGTTGCATCGCGAGAAACTGGTGACGCTGGGCACGCTGGCGGCGGGATTGATGCACGAACTGCACAATCCTGGTTCGGCTGCGAAGCGATCTGCCGCGCAGTTGCGCGAGAACCTGCGCATCCTGCAGGAACTTGGGGTTCGCATTGGTGCGAAGCCCAAGACGGCCGAGCAGCTTAGCTGCATCCAGGAGTTGCTGCGGCACACAATGCAGAGCTGCCGCCTCACGGCACTCAGCAGCGTCGATCAGGCCGATGCGGAAGAAGAGTTATCTCAGTGGCTCGAGTCTGCCGGCGTCGAGAATGCGTGGACGATCGGACCGGCCCTGGTAGAGATGGGTTTTCAAACTTCGGAACTGCAGTGCGCGCAGGTCTTCTTCGAGCGCGGCCCGTTTTCCGATGTGCTCAACTGGCTAGGCGCGATGGTGTCGAGCATGAAGCAGGTGTGCACGATCGAGGAGAGTCTGGGGCGGGTGTCGGACCTGGTGTCGGCTGTGAAGAAGTTTGCGTACGACGAGAAGTCACCGGCACGCGATCTGGACGTGCACGATAGCCTGCAGAGCACGCTGACGATTCTGGGGCATAAGCTGCGCATCAAGCAGATCAAGGTGGAGAAGCGATTTGATGCGTCGCCGTCAGTGATTGAGACGCGCGGCTCGGCGCTGTCGCAGGTGTGGACTAACCTGATCGACAATGCGGCAGACGCGTCGCCAGCCAACGGCAAGATCGAGATTGCGACGTGGACGGAGCCGGAGTGGCTGGTGATCAGCATCGGCGACCAGGGCGCGGGGATTCCTGAAGCGGTTCTGCCGCATATTTGGGAAGCGTTCTTCACGACGAAGCCACAGGGGTCGGGAACGGGGCTTGGGCTGGACATTGTGCATCGCATCGTGACGCAGAAATTCGATGGGCAGATCGCGGTAGAGTCGAAGCCCGGCGACACGCGGTTTATTGTTCGTCTGCCGCGGCGCGGCGGGAATTACGCACAGCGCGCTTTGAAAACAACAGCGCACGCCTGA
- a CDS encoding FAD-dependent oxidoreductase, which translates to MARPIILAVDDDVNVLEAVVQDLRRRYGADYRVMRAAGGQAALDTLSQVKERNENVALLISDQRMPGLTGVQVLERSREVYPEARRVLLTAYADTEAAIQAINSARIHYYLNKPWDPPEERLYPVVSDLLESWRLGYRPRFEGLTVLGHRWSARDHEIRSFLSCNHVPYRWLDVDGEEGSKLLQERKLESAEFPVVLFPDGASLAAPSPEELAQRVGLKIQASKDFYDLVVVGGGPAGLAAAVYGASEGLRTLVVEPEAPGGQAGTTSLIKNYLGFHQGITGAELGQRALLQAQAFDVEFVTQRAAGLRIDGQYNFICMSDGREVSSHAVVLAPGVQYRKLDVPGAERLTGRGIYYGAALVEAPSCKDEDVYVVGGANSAGQAALHFSKYARTVTMLVRGPGLAATMSKYLIDEIGRTSNIVLRPQTQVIRAIGEEHLEGLRLRGPNGEEEVKAESLFVFIGAAPRTDWLPPAILRDEKGFILAGPDLRNDGKLPPEWQETREPFLLETSVPGVFVAGDVRHGSVKRVASAVGEGSIAVQFIHQYLAGF; encoded by the coding sequence ATGGCGAGACCAATCATTCTGGCCGTGGATGATGACGTGAATGTGCTTGAGGCGGTGGTGCAGGATCTGCGCCGGCGCTATGGGGCCGATTACCGCGTGATGCGCGCTGCCGGAGGCCAGGCCGCGCTGGACACGTTGTCGCAGGTAAAGGAACGTAACGAAAACGTGGCGCTGCTGATCAGCGATCAGCGCATGCCGGGGCTGACGGGCGTGCAGGTGCTGGAACGGTCACGAGAGGTTTATCCCGAGGCGCGGCGGGTGTTGCTGACGGCGTATGCCGATACCGAGGCGGCGATCCAGGCGATCAATAGCGCGCGCATTCACTACTACCTCAACAAGCCGTGGGATCCACCTGAGGAGCGTCTGTACCCGGTAGTCAGCGATCTGTTGGAGAGCTGGAGGCTGGGCTACCGGCCGCGGTTTGAAGGGCTTACGGTGCTGGGCCATCGGTGGTCGGCGCGGGACCACGAGATCCGCAGCTTCCTGAGTTGCAATCATGTGCCCTACCGCTGGCTGGACGTGGACGGGGAAGAGGGCTCGAAGCTGCTTCAGGAGCGGAAGCTCGAGTCGGCTGAGTTCCCGGTTGTGCTGTTTCCGGACGGAGCATCGCTTGCAGCGCCCTCGCCCGAGGAGCTGGCCCAGCGCGTGGGACTGAAGATCCAGGCCAGCAAGGATTTTTACGACCTTGTGGTGGTGGGAGGCGGACCTGCGGGACTGGCGGCGGCGGTGTACGGTGCGAGCGAGGGCTTGCGTACGCTGGTAGTTGAGCCGGAGGCGCCGGGCGGGCAGGCCGGAACAACTTCACTGATCAAGAACTACCTGGGCTTCCACCAGGGGATAACGGGTGCCGAACTGGGCCAGCGCGCGTTGTTGCAGGCGCAGGCTTTTGACGTGGAGTTCGTCACGCAACGGGCGGCCGGGCTGCGCATCGATGGGCAGTACAACTTTATCTGCATGAGCGATGGCCGCGAAGTTTCCTCGCATGCGGTGGTTCTGGCTCCGGGTGTTCAGTACCGCAAGCTGGACGTTCCGGGCGCGGAACGGCTGACTGGCCGGGGTATCTACTACGGGGCGGCGCTGGTGGAGGCTCCCAGTTGCAAGGATGAGGACGTCTATGTGGTGGGAGGCGCGAATTCGGCAGGGCAGGCCGCGCTGCATTTCTCCAAATATGCCCGAACAGTGACCATGTTGGTGCGCGGACCGGGTCTGGCGGCAACCATGTCGAAATATTTGATCGATGAGATCGGTCGCACATCGAATATTGTGTTGAGGCCGCAAACGCAGGTCATCCGAGCCATTGGCGAGGAGCATCTGGAGGGGTTGCGGCTGCGCGGACCAAATGGCGAAGAGGAGGTCAAGGCTGAATCGCTCTTCGTGTTCATCGGGGCTGCGCCGCGTACGGATTGGCTTCCACCGGCAATTCTGCGCGATGAGAAGGGTTTTATTCTCGCGGGGCCCGATTTGCGCAACGACGGCAAGTTGCCGCCGGAGTGGCAGGAGACTCGCGAGCCGTTTCTTCTGGAAACGAGCGTTCCCGGAGTATTTGTAGCCGGGGATGTGCGCCACGGATCGGTGAAACGCGTGGCATCGGCGGTGGGGGAAGGCTCGATCGCCGTGCAGTTTATTCACCAGTACCTCGCCGGATTCTAA
- a CDS encoding response regulator transcription factor: MKKIILADSQAIFRAGTAKVLAADDDLRIIAQCADLERLFHAIDTFPGSIILFAASLRPDLLQLRRRLEKAGSRGIVIAENSEAAQVYVQQGFRGVIFRNVTGQALVDCVRRVSNGDTWIPPQLAAVSPVDEDVVGTRVRDRLTPKEMRIVALIVQGCKNRDIALRLKTTEQVIKNYLRSIYDKTGVSDRLELALFTIHHRALAAAAAEMSTKMDAEEQAATGAVA; the protein is encoded by the coding sequence ATGAAGAAGATCATTCTCGCTGATTCCCAGGCCATTTTCCGGGCAGGGACGGCAAAGGTTCTGGCAGCCGACGACGATTTGCGCATCATTGCTCAATGCGCGGACCTGGAACGGCTGTTCCACGCCATCGATACATTTCCCGGATCCATCATTCTCTTTGCGGCCTCTCTGAGACCCGACCTGCTCCAATTGCGTCGGCGTCTTGAGAAGGCCGGCAGCAGGGGCATCGTCATCGCCGAGAACAGTGAAGCGGCCCAGGTCTACGTGCAGCAGGGCTTCCGCGGTGTGATCTTTCGGAATGTCACCGGCCAGGCTCTCGTCGACTGCGTCCGCCGCGTCTCCAACGGCGATACCTGGATTCCACCGCAACTGGCTGCCGTGAGTCCCGTGGACGAAGACGTCGTCGGCACCCGCGTCCGAGACCGCCTCACCCCCAAGGAAATGCGCATCGTCGCCCTCATCGTACAGGGCTGCAAGAACCGTGACATCGCCCTTCGTCTCAAAACCACCGAGCAGGTCATCAAGAACTATCTCCGCTCCATTTACGATAAGACCGGCGTTTCCGACCGCCTCGAACTCGCCCTGTTCACCATCCATCACCGCGCCCTCGCCGCAGCAGCAGCGGAAATGAGCACCAAGATGGATGCCGAAGAACAGGCCGCCACCGGCGCCGTCGCCTGA